One Archangium violaceum genomic window, CCAGCGCCTCGAAGTGGCGCTCCGTGTCCTCCTCCGTTCCCACCTTGTGGTCCTCGCCCCCGACAATCACGTAGTCCACGCCCTCCACCCGCTGGGTGCGGATGTAGTGATACGGATCCTGACTGTCGTAATAGAGCCCCGCCTCCAGCGGACTCTCGAGAGGCCCCGCCACCGAGTAGGTGCGGTACGGATAGAGCTTGGTGTGCAGGAAGACGCGGTTGAGCGGAGTCGTGGTCGCCTCCACCACGTCCCTGCAGGTGATGATGCCCCGCGAGGTGTGCACCCGGCAGGGCACCCCCTCGTGCAGCTCCGTGGCCTGCGTCTCCTCGAAGATGTGGCTGCCGCCCCCTTGAATCCCCTCGGCGAGCGCCAGCAGGTACTCGCGCGGATGGAACTGCGCCTGATCCTCCACGCGCAGCGCCAGCTTCACCGGGTAGGGCAGCGGCACTTCGTTCGTCAGCGAGCACATCAGGCCCACCTGCCGGGCCGCGGACGCCTCGCGCTCCAGGTCTCGCGCTTCACGCTCCGTCTCCGCGTAGCGGAACGCGGGCAGCCGCTGGAAGCCGCAGGAGATGCGCAGCCCCTCCACCAGCCCGGCGATCTTCTCGATGGCGGCCCGGGTGGATCCGGCGGCCATCCGCGCCCCCTTCTCCCCGAAGTCCGAGACCAGTGTGTAATAGGGCGTGTCCAGCAGTTCCGTGAGGTGCGCGGTGGTCTGCCCCGTCTGCCCCGTCAGCAGCCGGTGCATCTCCACCACCGCCACGCGCTTGCCCTCCTGTTTGAGCAGGTACGCCGTGGTGAGGCCCGCGATCCCCCCGCCAATCACCACCACGTCCACTTCCAGGTCCCCTTGCAGCGCCGGATAGCGCCGCGCCGGGGCCGACATCGTCCACAGCGACTTGTGCGTGCGCTCTTCCACCATGTTCCAAGGCTAGGAACGCGGCCGAGGGGCGGGAAGGCGAGCGACCAGCCATCCCCGCTCGCCTGCCTGTCCTCCACTGGAGCCTCGGGATGTACACGAGCCAACAACCCCGACCGGGGGGTGTTGGCGATTCGCGCCGGGTGACGCACAACCATGGGAAGCCTCGGCTCCACTGATGAGTGGTTCCCGACCCGTACCCCGAGGACACCGGAGCGCCGCGTCTTGCCATCCACCGCCGCCCTGCCGTCGCTGCCCGCGCCCGGCCCCGAGGCGCGACTCGCGTTCGCCGAGCTGCTACTCGGCTGCGACGATGCCAAGACCTGTGCCGAGGCCGCGGTGGCCTGGCTCGTCCACCACGCCCACGTGGACCAGGTGCTGTGTCTCGCGCCCGACGAATCGGACTCGCACTGCCTCGTGACGCTCGCCTCGTACGGCCTGCCCTGCGCGGGGAACTTCGTGCTCGCCCTGCATGATCCGAAGCATCCGCTGGTGGAGGCGCTCCAGTGGACCGAGCCCCGTTGGTTCCATCCCGGCCAGCTTCCCCCGGAGCTGCCACTGGCGGGGACGGGCCTCTTCACCCTGTCCCTGGGCAGGGCCGCTCCCGGTTCGCCCGCCCCCGGGCTGCTGCTGGTGGGCGCGCCCGTGCCGGAGTTGTCTCCCCAGGCCTCGTGGCTCGCCGGCCACCTGGGCATGCACCTGACGCGCCTGTACAAGGGCCACCAGCTCGCGCGGCTCGAGGAGGCCTCCTCCGAGCTGGCCGCCCGGGTGAACGCCGCCACCGAGGAGCTGGCCACCCAGAACGAGCTGCTGCGCCGCCAGGCCATCCAGCTCGAGCAGGCGAGCGCCGCCAAGTCGCAGTTCCTCGCCAACATGTCCCACGAGCTGCGCACGCCGCTCAACGCCATCCTCGGCTACACCAACATGCTGCTGCAGGGCGTCAACGGGGAGCTCCCCGCGCCCCAGCGCCGCAGCCTCACCCGCATCGACTCCAACGGCCGTCACCTGTTGGAGATCATCAACGAGATCCTCGACATCACCCGCATCGAGGCGGGCCGGATGCCGCTGCACCTGTCCGAGTTCCGCATCCCCGAGCTCGTCCAGGAGGTCATGGCCGAGTTGGATCCCATCATCGCGCGCTCGAAGCTGGTGGTGAGCACCTCGGTGGACCCGAACCTGCCCCCGGTGAACAGCGATCGGCAGAAGGTGAAGCAGATCGTCGTCAACCTCCTGTCCAACGCCCTGAAGTTCACCCACGAGGGCTCCATCAAGGTGCTGGCCTCGTACGAGGTCGCCACCGCCACGCTCCACATCGCAGTGGCCGATACCGGCATCGGCATCGACCCCGGTCACCAGGAGAAGATCTGGGAGGACTTCCAGCAGGTGGACAGTTCCCCCACGCGCGCCTATGGAGGCACGGGCCTGGGTCTCTCCATCTGCCGCCGTCTGGCCGCCATGCTCGATGGACGCATCTCGCTCAAGAGCGCGGTGGGACAGGGCTCGACCTTCACACTGCACCTTCCACGCCGCACGAGGCGGACATGAACAGCACAGCTCGAAACGACATCTCGCCCCTCGTACTGATCGTCGACGACTACCAGGATGCCCGGGAAATGTACGCCGAGTACCTCGAGTACTCCGGCTTCCGCGTGGCCGAGGCGCGCAATGGACTGGAGGCCGTGGAGAAGGCCTTCGCGCTGCGCCCGTCCGTCATCCTCATGGATCTCTCGCTGCCGGTGATGGATGGCTGGGAGGCCACCCGGCGCCTCAAAAAGGATCCCCGCACGCGCTCCATCCCCGTGGTGGCGCTCACCGGCCATGCCCTGGATGGGCACTCGCGCGAGGCGGAGGACGCCGGCTGTGATGCCTACGTCACCAAGCCGTGCCTGCCGGACGCGCTGGTCCAGGAGGTCCAGCGCGTGCTCGCGACCGTGTCCCCGGCCGCGTAGCGACGAAACCGGGGCGCGTGACGCCCACTGGCTCGGGGAGGAGGCAGGCCTCGCTTTTCCCCTTGAGCCTCACGCGACGTGAGGGTGTACCCATCCTGGCAGCCACACATCGGTGTGGTCGAAAGGAGCGTGCACCTTGCAGCCCGAACCCCTGAAGGTAGGCGAGCTCGCCCGGCGGACCGGGCTGTCCATCCGTACCCTGCACCACTACGACGAGCTGGGCCTGCTCTCGCCATCACTCCGCACGGCGTCCGGCTACCGGCTCTACACCCCGGAGGATGTCGCCCGGTTGCAGCGCATCCTGTCCCTCCGCCAGCTCGGCTTCTCGCTGGAGGAGATCAAACGCTGCATCGACGAGCCCGGCTTCTCGCCCATCCGGGTGCTCGAGCTGCACCTCGCGCGGGCTCGCGAGCAGCTCGCCCTCCAACAGGAACTGTGCCGGCGCCTGGAGGCGCTCGCCACGCAGTTCCGCTCGGCGGAGACGCCCTCCGTCGATCAACTCATTCAAACCATCGAGGTCATGACCATGTTCGAGAAGTACTACACCCCGGAGCAGCTCCAGGAGCTCGAGGCGCGCCGCCAGGCCCTGGGGGAGGACGCCATCCGCCAGGTCCAGGAGGAGTGGCCCCAGCTCATCGCCAAGGTGCGCGCCGAGATGGAGAAGGGCACCGACCCGGCCAGCGAGCCCGTGCAGAAGCTCGCCCGGCGCTGGGGCGAGCTCGTCCGCGCCTTCACCGGCGGCAACCCCGGCATCGAGAAGTCGCTGGGCACCATGTACCAGCAGGAGCCGGCCATGGGCGCCAGGTTCGGGCTCGACCCACAGCTCTTCGCCTACGTGAACCGCGCCATGGAAGCGGCGAAGAAGCCCGAGTAGACGAGCAGCCGGAACGAACGGGCCACTCAGCGCCCCGCGGCGACCTTCTCGGCATCTTGAACGAGGGAGTCCGCCCAGGGGGGCAGCTTCGCCCAGCCAGCGGTGTGCTCGGTGCGGGCATGGAGTTCGCCTCCCGCCCCCCGCGCCACGGAGAGCCAGCCGAGGCGCGCGTCCCCATGCCGGTACTCCACGCGGAACACCTCATGGGGCTCGCCTCCGGGCGGCGCCTCTCCCCGGCCGAGGAAGTCCGCCTGCGCCGGCGCGAGCAGCCAGACCCGCTCGTGCCACTTGCGAGCCATTTCATCCGCTGAGTCCGGTGCATCCCGAGGCACGAGCTCCGCCGGGCGCTGCGCCCGCGCACGCACGAGGAAGGTTCGCGAGGAGCCCCCGGAGGTGACGGTGAGGACGTCGTACTCGCCGGCGCCAAAGGCGTGCAGCGTCCGGTCCACCAGTCGGTTGGCGGCGTTCTCCAGATCGGGCAGCAGCGACGGCGGGAGGAGGAAGACCCGCCCGTCCGTCTCCCGCCGCAGGTACGGGCTGCCCCATCCAATCGAAGAAGAGGCCAGCGTGAAGACGTGCTCTCCGCTGGTCAGCTTCACCGCCAGCCTCCGGGGACTGTCCTTCAACCCGACTTCGGCCAGTGTCTCCGCATCCAGCACGCCCAGGCTCCGCGTGGCCTTCAGCGGCGCGAAACGGATGAAGAGCTTCTCCGCCGTCTCGTTGGCGCGCAGCTCCCTCGGAAGCGCCTTCGTCCCCAGCCGCAACCACAACGCACCATCTTCCGACGCCTCGCGGAACAGCTCCACCCAGCCGGATGCGTCCTCGTAGCGCACGCGATCCAGTGTCTGCTTCGGCGCGTCCAGCACCACCACCTCACCGGGAACGCCGGCGGGCTCCCGCTGCCAGACGAAGAAGGCCGCGATCAATCCCGCCGCCGCCAGCGCGCCCTGGAGCACCACACCTCGCGCCCTCATCGCGCACCTCGCCGTCTCCGGCGCCGCGTCACGAGGAAGCCCGCCCCGAGCACCAGCGAGGGAGCGAGGAAGACGGCCGAGTAGAACCAGAGGACGTCCTGCTG contains:
- a CDS encoding FAD-dependent oxidoreductase — encoded protein: MVEERTHKSLWTMSAPARRYPALQGDLEVDVVVIGGGIAGLTTAYLLKQEGKRVAVVEMHRLLTGQTGQTTAHLTELLDTPYYTLVSDFGEKGARMAAGSTRAAIEKIAGLVEGLRISCGFQRLPAFRYAETEREARDLEREASAARQVGLMCSLTNEVPLPYPVKLALRVEDQAQFHPREYLLALAEGIQGGGSHIFEETQATELHEGVPCRVHTSRGIITCRDVVEATTTPLNRVFLHTKLYPYRTYSVAGPLESPLEAGLYYDSQDPYHYIRTQRVEGVDYVIVGGEDHKVGTEEDTERHFEALEAYTRRRFPVTRIDYRWSGQVIEPADGLAYIGRNSNSRHVWVATGFSGTGMTFGTLSGMILTDLILGRQNPYAALYDATRVKPKAGVKDFIQENAEVAFHFVADRLAKPEGHDLSEVPAGEGRILEVDGKKVAVFREEGGAVHAVSPVCTHLGCHVHWNKAERSWDCPCHGARYSPTGEVLNGPAVKGLPSKKIR
- a CDS encoding sensor histidine kinase encodes the protein MPSTAALPSLPAPGPEARLAFAELLLGCDDAKTCAEAAVAWLVHHAHVDQVLCLAPDESDSHCLVTLASYGLPCAGNFVLALHDPKHPLVEALQWTEPRWFHPGQLPPELPLAGTGLFTLSLGRAAPGSPAPGLLLVGAPVPELSPQASWLAGHLGMHLTRLYKGHQLARLEEASSELAARVNAATEELATQNELLRRQAIQLEQASAAKSQFLANMSHELRTPLNAILGYTNMLLQGVNGELPAPQRRSLTRIDSNGRHLLEIINEILDITRIEAGRMPLHLSEFRIPELVQEVMAELDPIIARSKLVVSTSVDPNLPPVNSDRQKVKQIVVNLLSNALKFTHEGSIKVLASYEVATATLHIAVADTGIGIDPGHQEKIWEDFQQVDSSPTRAYGGTGLGLSICRRLAAMLDGRISLKSAVGQGSTFTLHLPRRTRRT
- a CDS encoding response regulator, which encodes MNSTARNDISPLVLIVDDYQDAREMYAEYLEYSGFRVAEARNGLEAVEKAFALRPSVILMDLSLPVMDGWEATRRLKKDPRTRSIPVVALTGHALDGHSREAEDAGCDAYVTKPCLPDALVQEVQRVLATVSPAA
- a CDS encoding MerR family transcriptional regulator codes for the protein MQPEPLKVGELARRTGLSIRTLHHYDELGLLSPSLRTASGYRLYTPEDVARLQRILSLRQLGFSLEEIKRCIDEPGFSPIRVLELHLARAREQLALQQELCRRLEALATQFRSAETPSVDQLIQTIEVMTMFEKYYTPEQLQELEARRQALGEDAIRQVQEEWPQLIAKVRAEMEKGTDPASEPVQKLARRWGELVRAFTGGNPGIEKSLGTMYQQEPAMGARFGLDPQLFAYVNRAMEAAKKPE